The Nostoc sp. PCC 7524 nucleotide sequence AGTTCAGGTTAATAAATGATAAAAATCTGATTAAAACTTCACACTTCGCTGACAACAAATTTATAAAGGTCTGCTTTTTCCTAAAAATTTGATGTTTTTTTGATAGTAATAAGAGTTATTATCGATTCTAAAGAATAAATTAAAGAGTTGCAGAATCTTAATCAATGTGGTGAACTATCCCAGAGTTTATGCTGCCGAACAAACTCGTCCCATTAATTTGGTTGGGAAAATGGGACAAGAAGTACAAATTTATATTCATGCTCCCAGTCAATATATCTGTGCCAACCGCGAACGGATATTACCAGATTGGCAACAGCAACCTTTATTTTGGGTGGTGATTGTTTTACAGCGATCGCACTATCCCTTAGTCAAAAGTACCCCAGAAATCGAGCAAGAAAAACAAAACTTGCGGGAAAAGTTTATGAGGTTTGGCTGCGATCTAGTATTTAGTTTACGCGATCGCGGTTATTTAGCCGACCTCATAGATCCCCGTACTGGTTATCCCCTGTTTTCTCGTCCTGGACAAATACCCCACAACGACACAGCCGTTGTCAAAGCTTTATTGAACTACCCCATATTGAAAAATAAATGCTGTGTGTTAGTGCATCCTACCTGGGGTACAGCCGTTTATCCCAGTATTTTTATCTCCACCGCACCACCCATAATTTTGGAATTAGCAATCAAAAGCATGGCATTGATGCACGGTTGGCAAGAAGTTGAACAGGAGGAATTAGTTAACAGTCAATAGTTACTCTGGTAGTCAGCTTTGATTTATTACAGGTGATAGGTGACAGGTGACAGGTGATAGGTGACAGGTGACAGGTGACAGTGAAGAAAGATCATCAGGTACAAATTTATCTGCGTCCATCTGCGTCCATCTGCGTTTAATTCTGACTGTACCTGACTAGAATGGGAATTGCTATATTGTGGGATTACCCTCATCGGCAACCCAGACTGTATTTTTAAACATGGAAGTTCAGACAGTCGAACAGTCTCATCATGCTGCTATTTATTTTCCCCTGATGAATGGCAGATATGAAGTGAAGCCAGGGATGATACCTTTTGGTTATGACTTGGGTAACACTCAGGCTGATCAGCAGGTATTTCAAATTGATGATAATTTTACCAACTATCGTCAAGCTAAACTTTTCGCCCGTGCAGAGCGGTTGAGTAAATATTACCAAACTTGTAATTATTCTCAGGCTGTGGCAGGTGCGATCGCTCGTTTAATTATTCATCGTCTCACCCAAGAACACCCGCAATACTTTGACTGTCAAAAGATAGCCAATACTCTACAATTTTATAGTCGCCTGACACAAGAAACTCTTTATTTAGATGCAGACTGGCAATTACAACAAGTTAATAGCACCGTTATTCCAACTTACGCCTCAACCCTGGATGCTTTAGCAGCACAGGTACAAGAAGACTTAACCGTAATTTGTCGCCGTGCTGATGGTAGTAACTGGCTAAGTGCAGTGCATTTGTGCTTTCCTAACCATTGGGCAGCTGAAGAAAAAATTGGTAAAGACTTTGCTGTCATCCATGCGCCCGTAGCTGGGATGGAAAAAATCAATCGTCGAGCCGATGCGATCGTCAATACAATGATTGTGCGAGAACCGATGGTACGCTTTGCTTGGGGATTGAGTACCGACACCCGCCTCAACCATCATCCCGAAGCACCACCTGGGGTATCAGTCAGTGATTGGCAAGGCAGAAAATTTGATCCGCAACATCCTAGACTCTACCTGAGAATTGAACGCCAAGTCATTTGGGGTTTACCAGAGTATGAAACGGCTCTATTTACTATTCGGACTTACTTTCGTGACTGTACTTTAATTAAACAAGATTCAGTTTTACAGTCTAAGTTGTATGCTGCTCTTGAGTCTATGACACCAGATTCATTGGTGTATAAAGGTTTGGCAGAGAGCAAAATCAGTATTTTGCAATGGCTGGATGAAGTTTGAAGGAGGTAGGAGTTAGGTGACAGGTGACAGGTTATAGGTGACAGGTGACAGGTGACAGGTGACAGCTAAAAGGTGTTGCTGTAGGTTGTGAATCTGTATACTTAATTTTGATGTAATTTTTCCGCACAAAACCAGAACAATGGCTCAAGATTTTCCTAGCAGTTCACAACTTTCTGCAAATATTTCTACTTCTATCACTCGCACAGCCAAGCCAAGTTCTGAGTTTTACGCTCTTTTTTCTGAAGCAGAAGTTTTAGAAATAATTCATGCCTTAGAAGTCAGACGAGAAATTCCTTTAAAGTATTCTTACAAAGGGAGAGGCGCAAAAATTTGGGATAATTTTTATCTAAAATATATTATTCCTAGATGGTATCGAGCCTCAAATGTAGAAATTGATTTATTAAAGAATAATTTTGCCTATCTTAATGGTAATTATCAAAAATGTCAGAAACTCAATATTATTGATGTAGGTGCAGGAAATTCTTATCCTGTGAAGGAATTTGTTTCGAGATTGAAGAAATTAAATAGAATTAACAAGTATGTTGCCTTGGATGTGAGTGAGGAATTATTAAAGGTCTCCAGAAGGAATTTCCAAAGTTGGTTTCCATCAATTGAGTTTATCAGTCAAGCAATTGATATAGAAAATAATTGTATTCCTCAAGATTTGATATTTAATCAACCTGATAGTGAAAATATTAATACAGCTAATATATTTTTACACTTAGGAGTGACAATTGGTAATCATCGAGATAGAGCCAAAGTATTCAAAAATCTGCACGATAGCATGGGCAAGAATGATTTTTTAGTGTTTACTAATGAAATTGGCTCAAACTCAGCATGGGATGGAAAAGTTAGAGGTGGTTGTGATTATCATGCTGGCAATATATATCAATGGGTGACAAACAATCTAGGAATAAAATATGGAGATTGTGAACTGGTAAGAAAGTATGATTCAACCACAGATAGTGTAGTGGCTAATATAAAACTTCTTCAGGATTATACGTTTAATTTTACTTGTCAAGAGATAGATAAGAATTTTGCCCTCTCTGAAGGTGAAGAGATCACAATTTGGCGACATCATAAGCATCACATACCTGAGCTTATGCAAGAACTAGAACAAGCAGGACTAAAACTTGTCCACCATACTACTAATAAATACCAATCACATATTATGGTTATTTGCCAAAGAATATAGGGCATTGGAGTAAAATCTCCCCTGCTCCCCTGCTCCTCTGCTCCCCTGCCCCTCTGCTGCCTTAATGATCTGACTTTTCACGTCATGTGGAAAAGTCAACGCCAAACCTAACCCCCCAGCCCCCTTCCCTACCAGGGAAGGGGGAGCAATCAAAGCCTCTCTCCTTGCAGGGGAGAGGTTTGGAGAGGGGTTTTCTAGATACCGTGAAAAGTCAGCTTAATGATCAGTCTTTAACTATGTTTAGGTTTACGCAAATTCTGAGAATTAATCGGGCCGAGAATTTGATTGAGGCTGCGGAGTTGTTCAGCCGTACCCATACAAATGAGGGTATCGCCTGGATTTAACACAGTATCACCAGTAGGGCCACCGATGAGAGTACCATCAAGGCGACGAATGGCTAGAACTAACGCCCCAGATTGCGATCGCAATTTAGCTCTTTGCAAAGTCTGCCCCACAAAGGGACAAAAGGCTGGATCTAGTAAAAATTCTTCCATATATAACTGACGATCAGCACCGGTGAGAATCCCATCTACAAAGTCTAAAACTTGCGGTCTGAGAGCGGCTGCTGCCATGCGCTTACCACCAGTAATATAGGGTGAAATTACGGCATCTGCTCCGCCACGCTGTAGCTTTTGTAACGCTTCTTCTGTACTTGCCCGTGCGATCGCGCGAATACGGGGATTTAAAGTTTTCGCTGATAAAACAGTATATAAATTTTCGGCATCGGAGGGGAGAGCAGCCACTAAACAAATTGCCCGCTCAATACCCACTTGCAGTAATGTGTCATCCAAAGTAGCATCACCTTGAAATGCCATATAACCCTCAGCTTGCGCCCTTTCCACAGATTCCACCACAGAATCAATCACCACAAACGGCACACCTTCTGCCCGAAATTCCTTAGCAATTTGGCGACCAGTGCGACTAAATCCACAGATGATATAGTGTTGTGATAGTGATTCCATTAACCGCCTCTGTTGCCGTAGCCGAATGCCTTGTTGAAAGTAGCCTTGAATGATGGCTTCGGTAAATCTGTTGACAATGTAACCGATATTGACTACACCCAACACAATTAGGGCAATGGTAAACAACCTACCTCGGCTACCGAGGGGGTTAGTCTCACCATATCCTACAGTGGCTAAGGTAATCACAGTCATGTAAGCGGCATCTTCCCATGACCAACCTTCGACAAAGCGATACCACAAAGTACCAATTAATAGTACACCGCCCAGAGCGATCGCTCCAGCCATTAACTCTTTTTGAATGCGTTGGTATTTTTGCTCAAGAGTTGAATACAAAGTTATTTTTCACCACTGCCACAGGTTTAAGAATATATAATGTTAGACCCAAGCGAAAATTAGATGTCGTAAATCCCAAGTTATTTTGAAGAATTTCTAGGAAACTAGATAGTAAGTATACGATTAAACATTTTTAGGAGGAGAGGTAGTGAGCCTACAAACTCTATTTGAGCAAGCCACGAATCCCCCAGAGTCAGGTGCTGTTGCATCTACCCCCTTTAGTGCAGATAGCTTTGACGCAGCTGTCATGTCTACCTACGCTCGGTTTCCCATCGCCTTAGAACGGGGTGCTGGATGCCGAGTTTGGGACACTCAGGGTAAAGAATACCTAGACTTTGTAGCTGGAATTGCCACTTGCACACTAGGACACGCTCACCCAGCAATGGTAGAGGCGGTGACACGCCAAATCCAAAAGCTACACCATGTTTCTAATTTGTACTACATTCCCGAACAAGGGGAATTAGCTAATTGGATTATTCAACATTCTTGTGCCGATCGCGTATTTTTCTGTAACTCTGGCGCGGAAGCCAATGAAGCTGCCATCAAACTAGCCAGAAAATATGCCCATACAGTTCTAGACATTGACAACCCAATTATCTTAACAGCCAACGCCAGTTTCCACGGGCGGACTTTGGCGACAATTACCGCCACCGGACAACCAAAGTATCAAAAATACTTTGATCCCCTAGTCCCCGGATTCCACTATGTACCATACAACGATATCGGTGCAGTGGAAACAGCTGTCACCGAGTTAGACGAAGGAGATTACCGGGTTGCGGCTATTCTGTTAGAACCATTGCAGGGAGAAGGTGGAGTCCGTCCCGGAGATGTAGAATATTTCCAAAAAGTGCGGCAAATCTGCGACGATATCGGCATTTTGTTGATGTTTGACGAAGTGCAAGTTGGTATGGGACGCAGTGGTAAACTTTGGGGTTATGAACATCTAGGTGTAGAACCAGATATTTTCACCTCTGCCAAAGGATTGGGTGGTGGTATCCCCATTGGGGCGATGATGAGTAAAAAGTTATGTGATGTTTTCCAACCAGGGGAACACGCTAGTACCTTTGGGGGTAATCCCTTTGTGTGTGGCGTGGCGTTGAGTGTTTGCCAAACTTTGGAAAAAGAGAATATTTTGCAGAATGTGCAAGATAGAGGCGAACAGTTACGAGCTGGATTACAGGCGATCGCAGCTAAGTATCCCCATCATATAACTGAAGTGCGTGGTTGGGGTTTAATTAACGGTATGGAGTTACAAGCAGACATCCAGCTAAATGCTGCTGATATTGTCAAAGCTGCCATGAATGAGGGCTTATTGCTTGTACCAGCCGGGCCAAAAGTCGTCCGGTTTGTACCACCGTTGATTGTCACAGAGACAGAGGTAAATCTAGCTTTACAAGCTGTAGAGAAAGCCTTAGCCACTGTGACGGCGTAAGGGAACACCAAAAAATAAATTATTCCCAATTGACGGTTAGTAGGGTGCGTCAGGATGAATAATTTCTTGGTACAGCTAGGTTTTCTCCCACTGACGCACCCTACATCATAAATTATCGCCGATCTATAGCAGTCATCATATAGATTAGGACATAAAGTAATCATAAAATCGTTACAATAAGAGGCTTTGGAGTCTGTCACCTGTCACCTGTCACCTGTCATCTGTCACCTGTCACCTGTCACCTGCCACCTGTCCCCTGTCCCCTGTCACCTGTCCCCTGCTATTTTACTAGAAAGATTTTCGACAAAACTCTGATGTTCTGCACTTGCTAAACCTTGCTGCAAAACTTCTAATACTTTAGCTAAATTTCCTGCCAACAAAGCCGATTTTTCCAACCATAAACCTGGGAATATTTGAGAACAAATCACACCATCAGCATTAGGCTGAAGCTGAATATATTCGCCTTGATGTAACTTAAACCAATCAAATTCACCGTCATAAACTCGCCACACCAAATATTCCTGCACCTGATTGCGACGGTATACTTTTAACTTGTCGTGCAAATCGAGAGAAACACTACTAGCTGCAACTTCCACAATTAACTCTGGCGCACCTTCAATATAATCATCCTCGCTGACACGAGTTTGTCCTCCATTGGCAATTCTCAAGCAAGCATCTGGTTGAGGTTCATTATCTGCATCTAGGCGGACAGTGGAATTATCAGCCAGTCTCACACCAGGTGTAGCCACTTTGTACAGCCCCAACCAAAGAATAATATCAGCATGGGGTTCACCGTGACCTGTAACTCTTAACGGAGATGCCATATACACAATTCCTTCAATCAGTTCCGCTTTTTTCACTTCGGGCATAGCATGATAACGCCGCTCAAATTCAGGGCGGGTGAGTTTGTCACCATTTTCCAAAGGTGGCAGAGTTGAGATAGGAGTAATAATTGCACTAGGACGTGTCATCATAGTCTGAACCCCAGCAATTTAACGATTAATCTCATTTTAAATTTCTACTGGATGCTGCCCATAATAAGGTAAAGCCTCTGACCAATGGGGACGCTTGCCTAATTGCCATTCCAGATAAGCTAGTTCTAAGATACTTGTCACCGTTGCAGCTAACCCAGATTTAGCTTCCACTAGATGATAATCAGTTTTCTGGTTAGCTAAAGTCTGCTGCCATGCTTCTGGCGTAAATACAGTATCAGGTAATAAAGTGATTAATTCGGTATTATTAGGAGCAGGTTGATAAATAGCCCCAAACACCTGTCCTCGTTGCGCTGGCATTTCCACAGCAATAGTCTTTTTCTGTTCTCCTGCATCTGTTGCTAACCAAGCGACTGCGGCTAATGTAGAAATCCCAAATACAGGAATGTTTAACTGCTGTCCTAAAGTCCGTGCCAAAACCACACCAATCCTAGTGCCAGTAAAACCTCCAGGCCCTTTGGCAACAGCAATAAAAGCCAAGTCTGCCCAAGTTTGTGGCTGGATAAATTCAATTAAATATTGGTGGATATAGCTGGATAAATCACGCCCTAAATTCCAAACATTAGACCGAGTATCACCTGCAAAGTTACTCATTGCCAAACCCAATTCCGGGGTTGTAGTATGCAGTGATAAAGCGTATTTATTTGGTGTGATATGTTCTAATTGTGTCGCCAAGGTAAATGAAAATCTTGAGTATTTAAGTTGACATAATTAATTTATTGAACCACATATTGACACTTTCACCATCACACCTGTAGTTAGTAGCGACTGTCTTAAAAGTCAAGCGATCGGGAGCAAAAATAATGAAGCAGAGGAAGTAAAGAAAAAAGGATTAAGAGGAAAAAATAGCAGATCAAAGTGAGCCAGTCATGCTGCGCTCGGTAAATAGAGAAGTCAAAGCACGACAAGCAGGCGTGAAAATCCAGGTATAAAAAGAGGCTCTCAATTATAGAGACAAAGTTGCAGATTCATTAGTAACACGCCAAGGTAAATTGTCTCTGACCATAGCATTTAAAATGACTAACATTTTATGAACGCAAGCAGTCAGAGCCAATTTCTTGGATTTACCGCGCTCAACAAGTCGAGTGTAAAAAGCCTTAATAATGGGATTGTGACGAATAGCAACCACAGCACCCATATACAGAGAAGCACGAACATGACCACGACCACCCTGAATCATTCGTTTGCCTTTGTATTGGCCGCTATCATGATTCATCGGTGCAACACCGACTAAACGAGAAATTTGTTTAGCGGTTAATTGACCGAGTTCAGGTAAGTCACAAACCAGAGTCGTGGAAATAACTTGACCGATGCCGGGAGTAGTTTTGAGTAAATTAACTTTGGCAATGAATTGAGAATTGTTTTGAGTTAATTGTTCAATCTCAGAGTTAATTTGTTCGAGACGTTTATCCAGGTAATCAAGATGTGCTTCAATATCGGCTAGTGCTTTACCACGAGCACGGGTGCGGCGGTTTTTTTCCGCAGTCTGCATTTCGACTAATTGTCTTCTCCGACTGATTAATTCACTTAACTGACGCGCTCCTTCCGATTCAATGGCTAACACTTTTGGTTTCATAGCTTCGCCAAAATGTGCCAGAATTTGTGCATCAATGGCATCAGTTTTCGCCAGTCTGCCTGTAGCTTTAGCTTGCGTCTCTTCCTTGGCGTGGATTAATTAGTGCTACTGGTAACTCTTGAGCTTGTAATTGAATAATTAATTCTGTTTCTAATCCTCCAGTTGCTTCTAGTACAATCAGGTTTAAATTATAGGATTTGAGTTGCTCTACAAGCGTTGATATTTCGCTTTCTGTATTTGCCACTTTCATGGCTTTGCCCATTGGACGAATATAAATATCCAAAGTGGCTTTACTAACATCAATGCCTACCCACTGAGCAGTATTTTCCATATTTCACCCTCACAGATAACCTGAATCTTGGTAGATTTTCATCCCCTTGATTTCACTCATCCTTGCCCGATACGGACTGTATACTTTAATTTTCTATACTTAAAGTTTTGTCCCTGGCGACTGTTCGAGTTCTGTCAAAGAGATTATTGTAGTGACCCTTGCTACGAAGCGGTCTACTGTGACCAAGGGTGCGACGGTCTACTACTTCTCTTAATATACAAGGGTGCGTCAGTGCGAGAAAACTTAGCTGTACCAAGAAATTATTCATACTGACGCACCCTACATTTTGAATATTTTTTTATCTGCAAGTCCCTTACAGAAAACTATAGGAACTTAACTTATGGTGGGCTTTGTCCACCATATCTAGTTTTTGATAGGTAAAGCCCAGCATATATTACTCTGCTCTTTCATGCTTGACTATACAACTCGTTGCATCGGGACTACCTTGTTGTTTATTAAGAATAAAAGCAAATACCTCAGAATAGTTAAATTTTAGTTACGTAATTTTATATTCGATTAAAAAAAATAGATAACAGCTAAAACCTATGTAGAGAATTGATCATACTTCCAACGTTAAAAGGAGTAGAAATTATTACCATTGATAGAGAAGCAACTAACTGACCACCAAACAGCACCATACTAGCAGCCAGCAGAAAAATATGGGTTTCACCATTGCCGATTACAATCTCACTGAAGTTCTTCATGAGGGTACAATTACCTGTATTTATCGTGCTGTTCATCAGTCTCAGCAGTTAACAGCAATTATTAAAACGCTTAAAGCCGAGTATCCTACTATAGAACAGCTTGCTCAGTTAAAACACGAATATAAAATTCTCCAAACATTAGATATAGATGGAGTGATTAAACCCCTGGCTTTGTCAAGCCATGACAACGGTTTGGTCATGATTTCGGTAGATTTCCAGGGAGAATCTTTAAGAAAAATAATTAATACTCAAAAATTCGGAGTCAGCCAGTTTTTGCCAATTGCCATTCAACTATCTGCAACACTGGCTCAAGTGCATAAAAATCATATTATTCATCAAGATATTAAACCTGATAATATTCTAATTAATCTCAAGAAAAATCAAATCAAAATTATCGATTTTAGTATTTCATCCTATTTATCAAGAGAAAATTTAACTGTCAGTAATTCCAGTTTGCTAGAAGGTACTCTAGCTTATATGTCACCAGAACAAACTGGGAGGATGAATCGCGGGGTTGACTACCGTACTGATTTTTATTCCTTGGGTGTTACCTTCTATGAAATGCTCACGCAACAACTACCATTTACCGCAACTGATCCTTTAGAAATAGTTCACTGTCATATTGCCAAAACACCGTTATCACCAACAGAAATTAATCCAGAAATTCCTCAGATAATTTCTGAGATTGTCATGAAGTTATTATCTAAAACGGCTGAGGAAAGATATCAAAATGCTTTGGGACTACAAGCTGACTTAGAAGAATGTTCCAGAGAAATAGAAGCAAATGGAAGAATAGCTAACTTTATTGTTGGTCAATCTGACTTATACAGCCAAATCCTAATTCCACAAAAACTGTATGGTCGTGAAACAGAAGTTTTAACTCTCATGAATGCCTGCGATCGCGTCAGATGTGGAGCATCAGAAATCATGTTAGTTAGTGGGTATTCAGGTATTGGTAAATCTTCTTTAGTCAATGAAATTCATAAACCCATATTAGCCCAGCATGGTTATTTTATTGCTGGTAAATTTGACCAGTTAAAGCGAAATATTCCTTATGATGCCTTGATTCAGGCTTTGCAAGAATTATTGCAGCAATTATTAACAGAAAGTGCTGCGACAATAGCTGTTTGGAAATCAAAAATATTAGCAGCACTTGGTACAAATGCTCAAGTAATTATTGATGTTATCCCGGAACTTGAACAAATAATTGGTTCTCTGCCATCTGTTACTGAATTAGGGTTAAATGAATCTCAAAACAGATTTAATCGAGTATTTAAACAATTCATTAACTTATTTTGTCAACCTGAACATCCATTAGTCATTTTCTTAGACGATTTACAATGGGCAGATGCTGCTTCTCTCAAGTTAATCCAACTGTTAATCACAGACTCAGATATCAAATATTTGTTCTTGATAGGAGCGTATCGGGACAACGAAGTTAATATTAATCATCCGTTAATGTTGACTGTGGAGGAAATGCAAAAATCGGGTATATATATCAACCGTATTGTACTTCAGCCTTTGCAGATTTTTCATGTTCAGCAATTAGTTAGTGATACTCTCCACACTAACCAAACTAAGTCAGAATTACTAGCAGAGCTATTATTTCACAAAACTCAGGGAAATCCTTTTTTCTTAACACAACTTCTCAAAACCCTTGAACAAGACAAGCTTCTATCATTTAATTTTATTGCTGGTTGTTGGCAGTGGGATATGGAACTGCTGCAAGATATTGACATTACTGATAATGTCGTTGATTTGATGATTAATCAAATTCAAAAACTCTCACCAATGACGCAGAATATCTTAAAACTAGCTGCTTGTATTGGCGATAAATTCACCCTAGATATTCTGAGTATTGTTCATCAAAAATCTTGGCATGAAACAGCAGCAGATTTATGGGAATCTTTACAGGCAGGTCTAGTTTTACCAATAGATGAGTCTTACAAAATTCCTTTAGTTTTTAATTATCAGCAAAACAAACAACTGACAATCACTTATAAATTTTTACATGACCGAGTGCAACAAGCTGCTTATTCTCTAATTACAGATGCGCTCCAAAAAGCAACTCATCTACAAATTGGTCGCTTATTACTAGCAAATACGACATTTGAAGAACGAAGTGAAAATATTTTTGATTTAGTCAATCACTTGAATTATGGGACAGAATTACTCAGCCTAGAAGCAGAAAAAATTCAGCTCGCTGAACTTAACCTGATAGCAGGTAAAAAAGCCA carries:
- a CDS encoding aspartate aminotransferase family protein translates to MSLQTLFEQATNPPESGAVASTPFSADSFDAAVMSTYARFPIALERGAGCRVWDTQGKEYLDFVAGIATCTLGHAHPAMVEAVTRQIQKLHHVSNLYYIPEQGELANWIIQHSCADRVFFCNSGAEANEAAIKLARKYAHTVLDIDNPIILTANASFHGRTLATITATGQPKYQKYFDPLVPGFHYVPYNDIGAVETAVTELDEGDYRVAAILLEPLQGEGGVRPGDVEYFQKVRQICDDIGILLMFDEVQVGMGRSGKLWGYEHLGVEPDIFTSAKGLGGGIPIGAMMSKKLCDVFQPGEHASTFGGNPFVCGVALSVCQTLEKENILQNVQDRGEQLRAGLQAIAAKYPHHITEVRGWGLINGMELQADIQLNAADIVKAAMNEGLLLVPAGPKVVRFVPPLIVTETEVNLALQAVEKALATVTA
- the tsaB gene encoding tRNA (adenosine(37)-N6)-threonylcarbamoyltransferase complex dimerization subunit type 1 TsaB; the encoded protein is MATQLEHITPNKYALSLHTTTPELGLAMSNFAGDTRSNVWNLGRDLSSYIHQYLIEFIQPQTWADLAFIAVAKGPGGFTGTRIGVVLARTLGQQLNIPVFGISTLAAVAWLATDAGEQKKTIAVEMPAQRGQVFGAIYQPAPNNTELITLLPDTVFTPEAWQQTLANQKTDYHLVEAKSGLAATVTSILELAYLEWQLGKRPHWSEALPYYGQHPVEI
- a CDS encoding methylmalonic aciduria and homocystinuria type D protein encodes the protein MVNYPRVYAAEQTRPINLVGKMGQEVQIYIHAPSQYICANRERILPDWQQQPLFWVVIVLQRSHYPLVKSTPEIEQEKQNLREKFMRFGCDLVFSLRDRGYLADLIDPRTGYPLFSRPGQIPHNDTAVVKALLNYPILKNKCCVLVHPTWGTAVYPSIFISTAPPIILELAIKSMALMHGWQEVEQEELVNSQ
- a CDS encoding heme-dependent oxidative N-demethylase family protein; the protein is MEVQTVEQSHHAAIYFPLMNGRYEVKPGMIPFGYDLGNTQADQQVFQIDDNFTNYRQAKLFARAERLSKYYQTCNYSQAVAGAIARLIIHRLTQEHPQYFDCQKIANTLQFYSRLTQETLYLDADWQLQQVNSTVIPTYASTLDALAAQVQEDLTVICRRADGSNWLSAVHLCFPNHWAAEEKIGKDFAVIHAPVAGMEKINRRADAIVNTMIVREPMVRFAWGLSTDTRLNHHPEAPPGVSVSDWQGRKFDPQHPRLYLRIERQVIWGLPEYETALFTIRTYFRDCTLIKQDSVLQSKLYAALESMTPDSLVYKGLAESKISILQWLDEV
- a CDS encoding Uma2 family endonuclease; amino-acid sequence: MMTRPSAIITPISTLPPLENGDKLTRPEFERRYHAMPEVKKAELIEGIVYMASPLRVTGHGEPHADIILWLGLYKVATPGVRLADNSTVRLDADNEPQPDACLRIANGGQTRVSEDDYIEGAPELIVEVAASSVSLDLHDKLKVYRRNQVQEYLVWRVYDGEFDWFKLHQGEYIQLQPNADGVICSQIFPGLWLEKSALLAGNLAKVLEVLQQGLASAEHQSFVENLSSKIAGDR
- a CDS encoding L-histidine N(alpha)-methyltransferase, whose translation is MAQDFPSSSQLSANISTSITRTAKPSSEFYALFSEAEVLEIIHALEVRREIPLKYSYKGRGAKIWDNFYLKYIIPRWYRASNVEIDLLKNNFAYLNGNYQKCQKLNIIDVGAGNSYPVKEFVSRLKKLNRINKYVALDVSEELLKVSRRNFQSWFPSIEFISQAIDIENNCIPQDLIFNQPDSENINTANIFLHLGVTIGNHRDRAKVFKNLHDSMGKNDFLVFTNEIGSNSAWDGKVRGGCDYHAGNIYQWVTNNLGIKYGDCELVRKYDSTTDSVVANIKLLQDYTFNFTCQEIDKNFALSEGEEITIWRHHKHHIPELMQELEQAGLKLVHHTTNKYQSHIMVICQRI
- a CDS encoding potassium channel family protein, giving the protein MYSTLEQKYQRIQKELMAGAIALGGVLLIGTLWYRFVEGWSWEDAAYMTVITLATVGYGETNPLGSRGRLFTIALIVLGVVNIGYIVNRFTEAIIQGYFQQGIRLRQQRRLMESLSQHYIICGFSRTGRQIAKEFRAEGVPFVVIDSVVESVERAQAEGYMAFQGDATLDDTLLQVGIERAICLVAALPSDAENLYTVLSAKTLNPRIRAIARASTEEALQKLQRGGADAVISPYITGGKRMAAAALRPQVLDFVDGILTGADRQLYMEEFLLDPAFCPFVGQTLQRAKLRSQSGALVLAIRRLDGTLIGGPTGDTVLNPGDTLICMGTAEQLRSLNQILGPINSQNLRKPKHS